One region of Vigna angularis cultivar LongXiaoDou No.4 chromosome 10, ASM1680809v1, whole genome shotgun sequence genomic DNA includes:
- the LOC108327018 gene encoding plant intracellular Ras-group-related LRR protein 3 isoform X2 — translation MNPNLNDFPLLSLLLHHLDPHTHPPLPTHFHQSLLSKFPHLNHPQVLPSLTQRASTLNVSHTLSLLRTIGPRPDPSAVAAARAKIADPNAPDDETQVFHALVRVDGMHEECVKQLRAAEEMLVEAYAQSVKGVGEEVDEGVVGILRQAEIEEVKKVDLSGSQLRILPEAFGKIRGLVVLNLSQNQLEAIPDSIAGLQKLVELDVSSNVLESLPDSIGLLVNLKILNVSGNKLTALPESIALCRSLVELDASFNNLMCLPTNMGFGLVNLEKLLIHLNKIRLLPSSIGEMKSLRHLDVHFNELHGLPQSIGKLTNLEYLNLSNNFSDMTELPETVGDLVNLRELDLSNNQIRALPYTFSRLKNLTKLNLDQNPIIIPPIEVVSQGVEAVKEFMAKWWLDLIEEAQQKSMAETNNQHAQTGWLAWGVSLLNNVAGVSESVVEYFGARKAPRDPWFDQQL, via the exons ATGAATCCCAATCTCAACGATTTCCCTCTTCTCTCGCTCCTTCTGCACCACCTTGATCCACACACCCATCCACCGTTGCCCACACACTTCCATCAATCTCTACTCTCCAAATTTCCTCACTTGAACCACCCCCAGGTGTTACCCTCGCTCACCCAACGCGCCTCCACCCTTAACGTCTCCCACACGCTCTCCCTCCTCCGCACCATCGGTCCCCGCCCGGACCCCTCCGCTGTTGCCGCCGCTCGTGCTAAGATCGCCGACCCCAACGCGCCGGACGACGAGACGCAGGTATTTCATGCGCTGGTGCGGGTGGATGGCATGCACGAGGAGTGCGTGAAGCAGCTTAGGGCTGCCGAGGAGATGCTCGTTGAGGCTTACGCGCAATCGGTCAAAGGGGTTGGTGAAGAGGTGGATGAAGGAGTGGTTGGTATTTTGAGGCAAGCGGAGATTGAGGAAGTGAAAAAAGTTGATCTTTCTGGTTCCCAGTTGAGGATTCTCCCCGAGGCCTTCGGGAAGATTCGTGGTTTGGTTGTGCTTAATTTGTCTCAGAATCAGTTAGAG GCGATTCCTGATTCAATTGCAGGACTACAGAAGCTTGTGGAGCTGGATGTTTCATCTAATGTTTTAGAGTCTCTGCCAGACTCCATTGGATTGCTAGTTAATCTAAAGATCCTTAATGTGTCAGGGAACAAGCTAACTGCTCTTCCCGAATCCATTGCTCTTTGCAG GTCACTAGTTGAACTGGATGCAAGTTTTAACAACTTAATGTGTCTGCCAACGAACATGGGTTTTGGACTTGTCAACCTCGAGAAGCTTTTGATCCATTTGAATAAAATACGATTGCTTCCCTCCTCCATTGGAGAAATGAAATCTCTCAGGCATCTTGATGTTCATTTCAATGAGCTTCATGGTCTGCCTCAGTCTATTGGGAAACTCACAAATCTGGAATATCTAAATCTTAGCAATAATTTCAGTGATATGACAGAGCTTCCTGAAACAGTTGGTGATCTGGTTAACTTAAGGGAGCTTGACCTGAGCAACAACCAAATCCGAGCACTTCCTTACACGTTTAGTAGGCTCAAAAACTTAACAAAGCTCAACCTGGACCAGAATCCAATCATAATTCCCCCAATAGAGGTTGTAAGCCAAGGGGTTGAGGCTGTCAAGGAGTTCATGGCCAAGTGGTGGCTTGATCTCATTGAAGAAGCTCAGCAGAAAAGCATGGCTGAAACAAATAATCAGCACGCACAGACAGGATGGCTGGCATGGGGAGTCTCATTGTTAAATAATGTTGCTGGGGTTTCTGAAAGTGTTGTAGAATATTTTGGAGCTAGAAAAGCTCCTAGGGATCCATGGTTTGATCAACAGTTGTGA
- the LOC108327018 gene encoding plant intracellular Ras-group-related LRR protein 3 isoform X1: MNPNLNDFPLLSLLLHHLDPHTHPPLPTHFHQSLLSKFPHLNHPQVLPSLTQRASTLNVSHTLSLLRTIGPRPDPSAVAAARAKIADPNAPDDETQVFHALVRVDGMHEECVKQLRAAEEMLVEAYAQSVKGVGEEVDEGVVGILRQAEIEEVKKVDLSGSQLRILPEAFGKIRGLVVLNLSQNQLELILLDVLVPSKQAIPDSIAGLQKLVELDVSSNVLESLPDSIGLLVNLKILNVSGNKLTALPESIALCRSLVELDASFNNLMCLPTNMGFGLVNLEKLLIHLNKIRLLPSSIGEMKSLRHLDVHFNELHGLPQSIGKLTNLEYLNLSNNFSDMTELPETVGDLVNLRELDLSNNQIRALPYTFSRLKNLTKLNLDQNPIIIPPIEVVSQGVEAVKEFMAKWWLDLIEEAQQKSMAETNNQHAQTGWLAWGVSLLNNVAGVSESVVEYFGARKAPRDPWFDQQL; this comes from the exons ATGAATCCCAATCTCAACGATTTCCCTCTTCTCTCGCTCCTTCTGCACCACCTTGATCCACACACCCATCCACCGTTGCCCACACACTTCCATCAATCTCTACTCTCCAAATTTCCTCACTTGAACCACCCCCAGGTGTTACCCTCGCTCACCCAACGCGCCTCCACCCTTAACGTCTCCCACACGCTCTCCCTCCTCCGCACCATCGGTCCCCGCCCGGACCCCTCCGCTGTTGCCGCCGCTCGTGCTAAGATCGCCGACCCCAACGCGCCGGACGACGAGACGCAGGTATTTCATGCGCTGGTGCGGGTGGATGGCATGCACGAGGAGTGCGTGAAGCAGCTTAGGGCTGCCGAGGAGATGCTCGTTGAGGCTTACGCGCAATCGGTCAAAGGGGTTGGTGAAGAGGTGGATGAAGGAGTGGTTGGTATTTTGAGGCAAGCGGAGATTGAGGAAGTGAAAAAAGTTGATCTTTCTGGTTCCCAGTTGAGGATTCTCCCCGAGGCCTTCGGGAAGATTCGTGGTTTGGTTGTGCTTAATTTGTCTCAGAATCAGTTAGAG CTTATACTTTTGGATGTTTTGGTGCCGTCAAAACAGGCGATTCCTGATTCAATTGCAGGACTACAGAAGCTTGTGGAGCTGGATGTTTCATCTAATGTTTTAGAGTCTCTGCCAGACTCCATTGGATTGCTAGTTAATCTAAAGATCCTTAATGTGTCAGGGAACAAGCTAACTGCTCTTCCCGAATCCATTGCTCTTTGCAG GTCACTAGTTGAACTGGATGCAAGTTTTAACAACTTAATGTGTCTGCCAACGAACATGGGTTTTGGACTTGTCAACCTCGAGAAGCTTTTGATCCATTTGAATAAAATACGATTGCTTCCCTCCTCCATTGGAGAAATGAAATCTCTCAGGCATCTTGATGTTCATTTCAATGAGCTTCATGGTCTGCCTCAGTCTATTGGGAAACTCACAAATCTGGAATATCTAAATCTTAGCAATAATTTCAGTGATATGACAGAGCTTCCTGAAACAGTTGGTGATCTGGTTAACTTAAGGGAGCTTGACCTGAGCAACAACCAAATCCGAGCACTTCCTTACACGTTTAGTAGGCTCAAAAACTTAACAAAGCTCAACCTGGACCAGAATCCAATCATAATTCCCCCAATAGAGGTTGTAAGCCAAGGGGTTGAGGCTGTCAAGGAGTTCATGGCCAAGTGGTGGCTTGATCTCATTGAAGAAGCTCAGCAGAAAAGCATGGCTGAAACAAATAATCAGCACGCACAGACAGGATGGCTGGCATGGGGAGTCTCATTGTTAAATAATGTTGCTGGGGTTTCTGAAAGTGTTGTAGAATATTTTGGAGCTAGAAAAGCTCCTAGGGATCCATGGTTTGATCAACAGTTGTGA